In the genome of Chryseobacterium oryzae, one region contains:
- a CDS encoding B12-binding domain-containing radical SAM protein, translating into MKEILLITPPFTQLNTPYPATAYIKGFLNTKQISSYQIDLGIEVILKLFSKEGFQRIFEKNKFENLTSENSQRIYTLRQEYIKTIDQVILFLQGKNPTLARQICSMNFLPEASRFNQLDDMEFAFGNMGLQDKAKHLATLYLEDISDYIIENVDSDFGFSRYAERLGKSANSFDELYSKLLDTPTFTDYYTLKILQEKIELVQPKLVCFSIPFPGNLYAAFRSAKFIKENYPHIKTAMGGGFPNTELRDLKDKRVFEFFDFITLDDGELPLELVYESICNSEKNPEIHFKRTFLIEKEEIVYKNNTNRHDYKQSQTGTPDYTDLHLDDYISVIEIANPMHSLWSDGRWNKLTMAHGCYWGKCTFCDISLDYIKIYEPVSAKILVDRMEELIAQTGETGFHFVDEAAPPALMREVALEILRRNLVVTWWTNIRFEKSFTQDLCFLLKISGCVAVSGGLEVASDRLLKLIDKGVSVDQVAKVTRNFTEAGIMVHAYLMYGYPTQTVQETVDSLEMVRQLFEMGILQSGFWHQFAMTAHSPVGQNPEEFGVIPIKQEIKFANNDIDFKDKTGIDHHKFSFGLKKSLFNYMHGINFEIPLQQWFDFKIPKTTIHPNYIHDCILEENLFTFKPNSKVIFSVKNAAVDNYVKTKKQKSWFYSKITFHLKTNIVSIDLEQEKAEWLIQILEKNSFENTKLTTLGQLKIQYEEYFDDFELFWFSKPVQQLKQNGIILSL; encoded by the coding sequence TTGAAAGAAATTCTTCTCATTACACCTCCCTTTACGCAACTTAATACACCCTATCCCGCAACGGCTTATATTAAAGGTTTTCTGAATACTAAACAAATTTCAAGCTATCAAATAGATTTGGGTATTGAGGTTATTTTAAAGTTATTTTCCAAAGAAGGATTTCAAAGGATTTTTGAGAAAAATAAATTTGAAAATTTAACGTCGGAAAATTCTCAGAGAATCTATACTTTAAGGCAAGAATACATTAAAACCATCGATCAGGTCATCTTATTTTTACAAGGGAAAAATCCTACTTTGGCAAGACAGATTTGCTCCATGAATTTTCTTCCTGAAGCTTCTCGTTTCAACCAGCTGGATGATATGGAATTTGCTTTTGGAAACATGGGACTTCAGGATAAGGCTAAGCATTTGGCAACTCTTTATTTAGAAGATATTTCAGATTATATTATAGAAAATGTAGATTCGGATTTTGGCTTCAGCAGATACGCAGAAAGATTAGGAAAATCGGCAAACTCTTTCGATGAACTGTATTCTAAGTTATTGGATACACCAACATTTACAGATTATTATACCTTAAAAATTCTTCAAGAAAAAATAGAACTTGTACAGCCAAAACTGGTCTGTTTTTCTATTCCTTTTCCCGGAAATCTATATGCAGCTTTCAGGTCGGCAAAATTTATTAAAGAAAATTATCCTCATATAAAAACAGCAATGGGAGGAGGTTTTCCCAATACAGAGCTTAGAGATTTGAAAGATAAAAGAGTTTTTGAGTTTTTCGATTTCATAACTTTAGACGATGGCGAATTGCCTTTGGAACTTGTTTACGAAAGCATTTGTAATTCAGAAAAAAATCCTGAAATTCATTTTAAAAGAACATTTCTCATCGAAAAAGAAGAAATTGTCTATAAAAATAATACCAATAGACACGACTATAAACAATCTCAGACAGGAACTCCAGATTATACAGACCTGCATTTAGATGATTATATTTCGGTAATCGAAATTGCCAATCCCATGCACAGCTTATGGAGCGACGGAAGATGGAATAAACTTACAATGGCACATGGCTGTTATTGGGGAAAATGTACTTTTTGCGACATTTCTTTAGATTATATTAAAATTTACGAGCCTGTTTCAGCCAAAATTTTGGTCGACAGGATGGAAGAACTTATTGCACAAACAGGAGAAACAGGTTTTCATTTTGTGGATGAAGCAGCTCCGCCAGCGTTAATGAGAGAAGTTGCATTAGAAATTTTACGCAGAAATCTTGTGGTAACCTGGTGGACAAATATTCGTTTTGAGAAAAGTTTTACTCAGGATTTATGTTTTTTATTAAAAATTTCAGGTTGTGTTGCCGTTTCAGGAGGGTTGGAAGTAGCAAGTGACCGATTGCTAAAACTCATAGACAAGGGAGTATCAGTAGATCAGGTTGCGAAAGTAACAAGAAATTTTACCGAAGCGGGAATTATGGTACACGCGTATTTAATGTACGGATACCCAACGCAAACCGTTCAGGAAACCGTAGATTCTTTGGAAATGGTTCGACAGCTTTTTGAAATGGGCATTCTTCAAAGTGGTTTTTGGCATCAGTTTGCAATGACGGCTCATTCTCCCGTCGGACAAAATCCTGAAGAATTTGGCGTTATACCCATTAAACAGGAAATTAAATTTGCTAATAACGACATAGATTTTAAAGATAAAACAGGAATAGATCATCATAAATTCAGTTTTGGTTTAAAAAAATCGCTTTTTAATTACATGCACGGAATTAATTTCGAAATTCCTTTGCAGCAATGGTTTGACTTTAAAATACCCAAAACAACAATTCATCCGAATTATATACACGACTGCATTTTAGAAGAAAATTTATTTACTTTTAAACCCAATTCTAAAGTGATATTTTCTGTTAAAAATGCGGCAGTTGATAATTACGTTAAAACGAAAAAACAAAAATCTTGGTTTTATTCCAAAATAACATTTCATTTAAAAACTAATATTGTTAGCATAGATTTAGAACAGGAAAAAGCAGAATGGCTGATTCAAATTTTAGAAAAAAATTCTTTTGAAAACACAAAACTGACAACTTTAGGTCAGTTAAAAATTCAGTATGAAGAATATTTTGATGATTTCGAATTATTCTGGTTTTCTAAACCCGTTCAGCAGCTAAAACAAAACGGAATTATTTTATCTTTATAA